The following are from one region of the Lytechinus variegatus isolate NC3 chromosome 4, Lvar_3.0, whole genome shotgun sequence genome:
- the LOC121413954 gene encoding synaptogenesis protein syg-1-like, which yields MASTSNHFWTVLFSIMCFISCSKGQYFSVQPQDTEVVVGSKVTMTCRVFNRPEDSLVYWITPAATNDFIGPDYDVPSRYINKYEIVGDPRINDYNLVINDVTAEDDGDYICLLFQPGRGDLNVAPTQIAQTREASLTVATLSPTGAPACWASPRRSVHVGSDITLYCASTFTNNTLAWNQDSSSLTSSSNSTTAIPTLIMTTFTAEATMNEARFTCASESDRNRQCQIVLDVTFPPEVTIEPVGEIRAGQEGRFRCSATGNPNVFVYFWKYNEEVIQYQYHRRFNRAILEESNTILALPDMDEDDDAALLECTAVNEHGQGVSTFPIRVASNNTTSVIAWSLCAIIVAIILVLLISFFFWRSRQHRKLEKLSEIRRSTRPRSGPIETEMNGNVNPAFTGFSHLEIDSVGYGPDVQPYQSRPSEREYDTGEPKPIPARQGSKSGDTDSDYIARDVDDEVTQTYTYQVNPKFEEYRNKASYDVSYDDEVDAVIEDKKPLPQNDLDLEKELVGELSMFSDYDKNFDEDAEPVVVSTEL from the exons ATGGCGTCAACCAGTAATCATTTTTGGACggttttattttctattatgtGTTTTATAAGTTGTTCCAAAGGACAGTATTTCTCTGTGCAGCCACAAGATACAGAAGTCGTTGTCGGGAGCAAAGTTACGATGACATGTCGAGTTTTTAACCGTCCGGAAGATTCACTTGTGTACTGGATAACGCCGGCTGCCACCAACGACTTCATAGGACCCGACTATGATGTACCTTCCCGCTATATAAATAAATACGAGATCGTTGGCGATCCAAGAATCAACGATTATAATCTTGTGATCAATGATGTAACGGCTGAGGATGATGGAGACTATATATGCCTTTTGTTTCAGCCTGGAAGGGGAGATCTGAACGTCGCGCCGACGCAGATTGCCCAGACAAGAGAGGCTTCGTTGACGGTGGCGACGTTGAGCCCGACCGGCGCACCGGCTTGCTGGGCTTCCCCAAGACGCTCTGTCCATGTTGGGTCAGACATCACGCTCTATTGTGCCTCAACATTTACCAACAACACTCTGGCGTGGAATCAAGATTCGAGTTCGTTGACGTCGTCGTCTAACTCGACAACAGCGATTCCGACGTTGATCATGACGACGTTTACGGCTGAAGCTACGATGAACGAGGCACGGTTCACCTGCGCGTCGGAGTCGGACCGCAACAGACAGTGCCAGATCGTCCTCGATGTCACCTTCCCTCCCGAAGTCACCATCGAACCCGTTGGCGAGATCAGGGCTGGTCAAGAAGGGCGGTTTCGGTGCTCGGCTACGGGAAACCCTAATGTATTCGTCTATTTTTGGAAGTACAATGAGGAGGTCATCCAGTACCAATACCATCGTCGATTCAACAGGGCTATCCTTGAAGAGAGCAATACGATCTTGGCCCTCCCCGATATGGATGAG GACGATGACGCCGCTCTCCTCGAATGCACCGCGGTCAACGAACACGGCCAGGGTGTCAGCACCTTCCCCATCCGCGTGGCCAGCAACAACACCACCTCCGTCATCGCCTGGAGCCTCTGCGCCATCATCGTCGCAATCATCCTCGTGCTCCTCATCAGTTTCTTCTTCTGGAGATCGAGGCAGCACAGGAAACTGGAGAAGCTCTCCGAGATTCGTCGAAGCACTCGACCACGGTCTGGTCCCATCGAGACGGAGATGAACGGCAATGTCAACCCTGCTTTTACTGGATTCTCCCATCTTGAGATCGACTCCGTCGGTTACGGACCGGACGTCCAACCATACCAG TCGAGGCCCAGTGAGCGGGAGTACGATACGGGCGAACCCAAGCCCATCCCAGCAAGGCAGGGAAGTAAGAGTGGTGATACAGACAGCGATTACATCGCCAGGGACGTCGACGATGAAGTG acccaaaccTACACCTACCAAGTCAATCCAAAGTTCGAGGAGTACAGAAACAAAGCCAGCTACGACGTCAGCTACGACGACGAAGTCGATGCCGTGATCGAGGACAAGAAGCCCCTTCCCCAGAACGATCTCGACCTGGAGAAGGAGTTGGTGGGCGAGCTCAGCATGTTCTCTGACTACGATAAGAACTTCGACGAGGATGCGGAGCCCGTGGTCGTGAGCACGGAGCTATGA
- the LOC121413955 gene encoding uncharacterized protein LOC121413955 — MKRYIAMDAYSRSFHLALFLLSWWGVSLVTCQFVVQPTDVAVVFPRAVTLDCVFDEDIVSRTVFWHRYTGDPPVKEELYNTRDNRFFIAGNRNDGHYNLFINATRLSDSGLYGCIYGTASTRNATLTVLPTSWIPVCEKTPNNERTLAGDRVELGCLSTGSSSTSLQWLRNGAPIGPSSITRDDTMVSVSHFEIVPSDSSITFTCNASLPGVDQRYQCTLGPYPESDSNSGTTALIPFIIVGILSVVVILLFVIVLFILFRHRRCRFCQEQPVEPQMVLDAEAIAAGRGFTTIIRDDDDDDDDADEAVGGDSVDNPTLSDSQPDLLSSIISPSTIAQKSPNSTLRQNMNLNRESVAPKKPSDVEKLRPSELRRMKKKRTPSSRSGQSQREPSPSVSSPASSSKDAPKSTSPVSVDHNITPRSTSTTSIDNQIDQSQPGTSQGTNHSGINNLDASVGRKNRFTRKKNSKKSSSPSGALSTSPRNISEPGSSATRQSDSVIYAELDFSKNVGMNILGDEHL, encoded by the coding sequence ATGAAAAGATACATCGCAATGGATGCCTATAGCAGATCGTTTCATCTCGCATTGTTCTTGTTATCATGGTGGGGTGTATCACTCGTGACGTGCCAATTTGTTGTCCAGCCAACAGACGTAGCGGTTGTTTTTCCTCGAGCGGTAACACTTGACTGTGTCTTCGATGAGGACATAGTATCCAGGACGGTTTTCTGGCACCGCTACACCGGCGATCCACCGGTCAAGGAAGAACTCTACAACACGCGAGACAACCGCTTTTTCATTGCCGGTAACCGCAACGACGGTCATTATAACCTCTTCATTAACGCGACGCGGTTAAGCGACAGCGGGCTCTACGGCTGCATTTACGGAACCGCGTCAACGCGTAACGCGACGCTGACTGTGCTTCCAACATCGTGGATACCCGTGTGCGAGAAGACACCGAACAATGAGCGGACGCTCGCAGGTGATCGTGTCGAACTTGGGTGCTTGTCTACGGGGTCGTCGTCGACTTCGCTTCAGTGGTTACGTAATGGTGCCCCAATTGGCCCTAGTAGTATAACACGCGATGACACCATGGTGAGTGTGTCTCACTTTGAAATAGTACCCAGTGACTCCTCTATCACCTTCACTTGTAATGCCTCCCTACCAGGGGTCGACCAGCGCTACCAGTGCACTCTCGGTCCGTACCCCGAGAGCGATTCGAACTCGGGAACAACGGCCCTGATTCCGTTCATCATCGTCGGGATTCTTAGTGTCGTGGTTATCCTCCTCTTTGTCATCGTTCTCTTCATTCTCTTTCGACATCGACGGTGTCGTTTTTGTCAGGAACAGCCAGTGGAACCCCAGATGGTTCTTGATGCCGAGGCCATCGCAGCTGGTCGTGGCTTTACAACCATAATCcgagatgatgacgatgatgatgacgatgccGATGAGGCTGTCGGAGGGGATAGTGTTGACAATCCCACCCTGAGTGACAGCCAACCAGATCTCTTATCGTCCATTATCAGTCCTTCAACCATAGCTCAGAAATCTCCCAACAGCACCTTACGTCAAAACATGAACCTCAACAGGGAATCGGTGGCGCCGAAGAAGCCATCCGATGTCGAAAAGCTTCGACCTTCTGAACTaagaagaatgaagaaaaaacgcACGCCCTCTAGCAGATCGGGGCAATCTCAACGAGAACCATCACCTTCAGTCTCGTCACCAGCCTCTTCAAGCAAGGACGCACCAAAATCAACATCCCCGGTGAGTGTTGATCACAATATAACTCCTCGCAGCACGTCTACGACATCAATCGACAATCAAATAGACCAGTCACAGCCCGGAACGTCACAGGGTACAAACCATTCCGGTATTAACAATCTCGATGCGTCGGTTGGGAGGAAAAACAGATTCACAAGAAAAAAGAACTCGAAGAAGTCGTCAAGTCCGTCGGGTGCTTTATCTACCTCCCCTCGGAATATCTCCGAGCCAGGGAGCAGTGCGACGCGACAATCGGATTCGGTTATCTATGCCGAGCTAGACTTCAGCAAGAACGTCGGTATGAATATACTCGGTGATGAACATTTGTAA